In Mercurialis annua linkage group LG6, ddMerAnnu1.2, whole genome shotgun sequence, the following are encoded in one genomic region:
- the LOC126653455 gene encoding uncharacterized protein LOC126653455, producing the protein MILDMNMFFTDCCLTINTANSFRYSEQTNNILHHYTSTFSTGNYYSNTLKKEDFDDLADSTAPAAAPTTSGVVGMEADDITELAPAPASGVVGMEPDDIVDSASESAPAPANEAVGMEPDNIVGMEPDDIVDSASESAPAPANGVVGMEPDDIVDSPSESAPAPPSGVVGMEPDDIVESASESAPAPTSGVLGIEDDIVDSSAAAAPTSEVVGVGFELQDWPREFKKKRSYSGAVYFEIYQKIEEALILQMDNLRLMRNVNSDMDACRNTILTIEKLSGVREILKGCGDGKTTKAELKLKLSSLDIGDMDKFLQEVLDDIRSRQETLALPERESVDNCSDTESDRGISVANRKRKYCYGDEINKPVVMQTTKKNKVVKLTEVTGLVEPKRNVYQCKECKQEFDNFRALGGHMASHNRKMKSDDDLMKSTYECLICHHVFNDFRALGGHIASHNRKERAEKAALGGDSSSLSIVAGSSVDNLIEKSYECNICYKKFSTGQALGGHKTYHRKIADSLNQAQANPEDQLRLDQVPANPEGQVRLNKVQANPETQAKSSCTKITLFGVDLNASPSVER; encoded by the coding sequence atgattttggaTATGAACATGTTCTTCACTGATTGTTGCTTAACAATTAACACAGCAAATTCTTTTCGTTATTCGGAACAAACTAACAACATACTCCACCACTATACCTCGACTTTTTCGACCGGTAATTATTACAGTAACACTCTTAAAAAAGAAGATTTTGATGATTTAGCTGATTCTACGGCCCCCGCGGCCGCTCCCACGACAAGTGGAGTTGTCGGTATGGAAGCTGATGATATCACCGAACTCGCCCCAGCTCCCGCGAGTGGAGTTGTCGGTATGGAACCTGATGATATTGTTGATTCAGCCTCCGAATCCGCCCCAGCTCCCGCGAATGAAGCTGTCGGTATGGAACCTGATAATATTGTTGGTATGGAACCTGATGATATTGTTGATTCAGCCTCCGAATCCGCCCCAGCTCCCGCGAATGGAGTTGTCGGTATGGAACCTGATGATATTGTTGATTCACCCTCCGAATCCGCCCCAGCTCCCCCGAGTGGAGTTGTCGGTATGGAACCTGATGATATTGTTGAGTCAGCCTCCGAATCCGCCCCAGCTCCCACGAGTGGAGTTCTCGGTATCGAAGATGATATCGTTGATTCTTCCGCGGCTGCTGCTCCGACAAGTGAAGTGGTTGGTGTTGGTTTTGAATTACAGGACTGGCCGAGGGAATTCAAGAAAAAGAGATCATATTCCGGAGCAgtgtattttgaaatttatcaaaaaattgagGAAGCGCTGATTTTACAGATGGATAATCTGAGATTAATGCGTAACGTTAATTCAGATATGGATGCATGTAGGAACACTATTTTAACCATTGAAAAGCTTTCGGGAGTGCGGGAAATTCTCAAAGGTTGCGGAGATGGTAAAACTACGAAAGCCGAACTTAAACTCAAATTATCAAGTTTGGATATTGGTGACATGGATAAATTTTTACAAGAGGTTCTTGATGATATAAGAAGTCGTCAAGAAACATTGGCATTACCGGAGAGGGAGAGTGTTGATAATTGCTCCGATACGGAATCGGATCGGGGAATTAGTGTTGCTAATAGGAAAAGGAAATATTGTTACGGGGACGAGATAAACAAGCCGGTAGTGATGCAGACGACGAAGAAGAACAAGGTCGTCAAGCTAACGGAAGTGACGGGATTGGTTGAGCCGAAGAGGAATGTTTACCAATGTAAGGAATGCAAGCAGGAGTTCGATAATTTTCGAGCACTTGGCGGGCATATGGCTTCACATAATAGAAAGATGAAGAGCGATGATGATCTTATGAAGAGTACTTATGAATGTCTAATATGCCATCACGTTTTCAATGATTTTCGAGCTCTCGGTGGGCATATAGCTTCACATAACAGAAAGGAGAGAGCTGAGAAAGCTGCTTTAGGAGGAGACAGCAGCTCGTTAAGTATCGTAGCAGGATCATCGGTTGATAATTTAATAGAAAAGAGTTACGAGTGTAATATTTGCTACAAGAAATTTTCTACCGGGCAGGCACTTGGAGGTCATAAAACCTATCATAGGAAAATTGCTGACAGTTTGAATCAAGCTCAGGCAAATCCTGAAGATCAACTCAGATTGGATCAAGTTCCGGCAAATCCTGAAGGTCAAGTCAGATTGAATAAAGTTCAGGCAAATCCTGAAACTCAAGCTAAATCAAGTTGTACAAAAATAACTCTTTTCGGAGTTGATTTGAATGCCTCCCCATCTGTTGAAAGATAG
- the LOC126688032 gene encoding mitogen-activated protein kinase homolog MMK1 has protein sequence MDAAAPPPDTDMEDASAASSVAQHHHNQPPPPPTGMESIPATLSHGGRFIQYNIFGNIFEVTAKYKPPIMPIGKGAYGIVCSALNSETGENVAIKKIANAFDNKIDAKRTLREIKLLRHMDHENVVAIRDIIPPPLRESFNDVYIAYELMDTDLHQIIRSNQALSEEHCQYFLYQILRGLKYIHSANVLHRDLKPSNLLLNANCDLKICDFGLARVTSETDFMTEYVVTRWYRAPELLLNSSDYTAAIDVWSVGCIFMELMDRKPLFPGRDHVHQLRLLMELIGTPSEAELGFLNENAKRYIRQLPLYRRQSFTEKFPTVHPSAIDLVEKMLTFDPRLRITVEGALAHPYLTSLHDISDEPICTTPFNFDFEQHALSEEQMKELIYREALAFNPEYQQQ, from the exons ATGGATGCTGCAGCTCCGCCACCTGACACCGATATGGAGGATGCTTCCGCCGCTTCCTCCGTCGCACAACACCACCACAATCAGCCTCCTCCTCCTCCCACAGGTATGGAGAGTATTCCGGCCACGCTCAGCCACGGTGGAAGATTCATTCAATACAATATCTTCGGTAACATATTTGAAGTCACCGCTAAATATAAACCTCCGATTATGCCAATCGGAAAAGGCGCGTACGGCATCGTTTG CTCGGCGTTAAATTCAGAAACGGGAGAAAATGTAGCAATAAAGAAAATTGCGAATgcttttgataataaaattgatGCTAAACGGACTCTTCGTGAGATCAAGTTGCTTCGTCATATGGATCATGAAAAC GTTGTTGCTATCAGGGACATAATCCCTCCACCCCTGAGGGAATCGTTCAATGATGTTTACATAGCTTATGAGTTAATGGATACTGATCTGCATCAGATCATTCGTTCAAATCAAGCATTATCAGAAGAGCATTGCCAG TATTTTTTGTATCAAATTCTCCGAGGATTGAAATATATACATTCTGCAAATGTTCTGCATAGGGATTTAAAACCAAGCAATCTTCTCCTGAATGCAAATTGTGATCTCAAGATATGTGATTTTGGTTTGGCTCGTGTTACCTCAGAAACTGATTTCATGACAGAATATGTTGTCACTAGATGGTATCGCGCACCAGAGCTGCTGTTAAACTCTTCAGATTACACTGCAGCTATTGATGTATGGTCAGTAGGTTGCATTTTCATGGAGTTGATGGATCGGAAGCCTCTATTTCCTGGCAGAGATCATGTGCATCAGCTTCGTTTGCTTATGGAG CTAATTGGCACTCCATCAGAGGCGGAATTGGGATTTCTTAATGAGAATGCAAAGAGATACATTCGTCAACTTCCTCTTTATCGTCGCCAATCTTTCACCGAGAAGTTCCCAACTGTCCACCCTTCAGCTATTGATCTGGTTGAAAAGATGTTAACGTTTGACCCCCGACTGAGGATAACTG TCGAGGGCGCGCTTGCTCATCCCTATTTGACATCACTTCATGACATAAGCGACGAGCCAATCTGTACGACCCCCTTCAACTTTGACTTTGAGCAGCACGCTTTGAGTGAAGAACAAATGAAAGAGCTGATTTACCGGGAGGCTCTTGCATTTAACCCGGAATATCAGCAACAATGA